In the genome of Pseudomonas sp. LBUM920, one region contains:
- the zwf gene encoding glucose-6-phosphate dehydrogenase, with protein sequence MTANGKKPKAEPAPPTTLFLFGAHGDLVKRLLMPALYNLSRDGLLGEGLRIVGVDHNAISDADFAKKLEDFIRTEAASKVKGNGENALDPELWAKLAKGISYVEGDFLDDSTYADIGKKIADSGTGNAVFYLATAPRFFSEVVQRLGSAGLLNETDDGFRRVVIEKPFGSDLATAEALNACLLKVMSEKQIYRIDHYLGKETVQNILISRFSNVLFEAFWNNHYIDHVQITAAETVGVETRGNFFEKTGTLRDMVPNHLFQLLAMVAMEPPAAFGADAVRGEKAKVVGAIRPWSLEDARANSVRGQYTAGEIAGKALPGYREEANVAPDSSTETFVALKVMIDNWRWVGVPFYLRTGKRMSIRDTEIVICFKHAPYAQFRDTEVDELKPTYLKIQIQPNEGMWFDLLAKKPGPTLEMANIELGFDYKDFFEMQPSTGYETLIYDCMTGDQTLFQRADNIENGWRAVQPFLDAWKEDGGIQAYKAGEDGPAAADALLARDGRTWHSLG encoded by the coding sequence ATGACCGCTAACGGCAAGAAACCCAAGGCCGAACCCGCTCCGCCCACCACGCTGTTTCTGTTTGGCGCCCATGGCGACCTGGTCAAGCGCCTGCTCATGCCGGCGCTGTACAACCTGAGTCGTGACGGGCTGCTGGGCGAAGGCCTGCGCATTGTGGGCGTTGATCACAACGCCATCAGCGATGCCGACTTCGCCAAGAAACTCGAGGACTTCATCCGCACCGAGGCCGCAAGCAAGGTCAAGGGCAATGGCGAAAACGCCCTCGACCCAGAGTTGTGGGCTAAGTTGGCCAAGGGCATCAGCTACGTCGAGGGCGATTTCCTCGACGACAGCACCTACGCTGACATCGGCAAGAAGATCGCCGACAGCGGCACCGGTAATGCAGTGTTCTACCTGGCGACTGCGCCGCGCTTCTTCAGTGAAGTGGTGCAGCGCCTGGGCAGCGCCGGCTTGCTCAATGAAACCGACGATGGCTTCCGTCGTGTGGTGATCGAGAAACCGTTTGGTTCCGACCTCGCCACCGCCGAAGCGCTGAACGCATGCCTGCTCAAGGTGATGAGCGAGAAGCAGATCTACCGCATCGACCATTACCTGGGTAAGGAAACGGTGCAGAACATTCTGATCAGCCGTTTCTCCAACGTGCTCTTTGAAGCGTTCTGGAACAATCATTACATCGACCACGTGCAAATCACCGCGGCCGAGACCGTCGGCGTGGAAACCCGCGGAAACTTCTTTGAAAAAACCGGCACCCTGCGCGACATGGTGCCCAATCACCTGTTCCAGTTGCTCGCAATGGTAGCCATGGAGCCGCCGGCAGCGTTTGGTGCCGATGCGGTGCGTGGTGAAAAGGCGAAGGTCGTCGGCGCCATCCGGCCGTGGTCGTTGGAAGATGCGCGGGCCAACTCGGTACGCGGCCAGTACACCGCAGGCGAGATCGCCGGCAAGGCGCTTCCCGGCTACCGCGAAGAAGCCAACGTCGCGCCCGACAGCAGCACCGAGACGTTCGTCGCCCTCAAGGTGATGATCGACAACTGGCGCTGGGTCGGGGTGCCGTTTTACTTGCGCACCGGCAAGCGCATGAGCATTCGCGACACCGAAATCGTGATCTGCTTCAAGCACGCGCCGTACGCGCAGTTCCGCGATACCGAAGTGGATGAGCTCAAGCCCACCTACCTTAAAATCCAGATCCAGCCCAATGAAGGCATGTGGTTCGACCTGCTGGCCAAAAAGCCTGGGCCCACCCTGGAGATGGCCAATATCGAATTGGGTTTTGACTACAAGGACTTTTTCGAGATGCAACCGTCGACGGGTTACGAAACCCTGATCTACGACTGCATGACCGGTGACCAGACCCTGTTCCAGCGCGCTGACAACATCGAAAACGGCTGGCGTGCGGTGCAGCCGTTCCTTGACGCCTGGAAAGAGGACGGTGGCATCCAGGCCTATAAGGCCGGTGAAGATGGCCCGGCAGCGGCCGATGCCTTGCTGGCCCGCGATGGCCGTACCTGGCATAGCCTGGGATGA
- a CDS encoding adhesin, translating to MSRIWMLLAALGCTAAMADSNNNASIDNSGTQYNGVVSINQAAGDQQQLSNNVAIAVGHNAQATVTVTQKISGAAADRALNARTMIQGNAFSNGNGALSVNQSAGAQNQMINAVRISVSAGPQSIDDSVMSQQNVALATDSGLTSTTGSRQVVTSDQAFTGSRGVVQVNQSAGVGNRVANTLNLRLN from the coding sequence ATGAGTCGCATCTGGATGCTACTGGCGGCGCTCGGTTGCACCGCGGCGATGGCCGACAGCAACAACAACGCCAGCATTGATAACTCGGGCACGCAGTACAACGGCGTGGTCTCGATCAACCAGGCCGCCGGCGATCAGCAACAGTTGAGCAACAACGTCGCGATCGCTGTAGGCCACAACGCCCAGGCAACGGTGACCGTCACGCAAAAAATCAGCGGCGCCGCGGCCGACCGCGCGCTGAACGCCAGGACGATGATCCAGGGCAACGCTTTCAGCAATGGCAACGGCGCACTGAGTGTCAATCAGTCGGCCGGGGCCCAGAACCAGATGATCAATGCCGTGCGAATCAGCGTAAGCGCTGGCCCGCAGAGCATCGACGACAGCGTCATGTCGCAACAGAACGTTGCGCTTGCAACCGACTCAGGATTGACCTCTACCACTGGCAGCCGCCAGGTCGTGACCAGCGACCAGGCCTTCACCGGCAGCCGTGGAGTGGTACAGGTCAACCAGAGCGCCGGGGTGGGGAACCGAGTGGCTAACACCCTGAACTTACGACTCAACTGA
- a CDS encoding C39 family peptidase, translated as MRFGALLLLLALTGPTWAAQMAVVMPNGAVVYKKVESIRERKFANLVEQKTDFSCGAAALATILRQAYWMDVDEDHVIKGMLVNADQNLVRTQGFSMLDMKRYLESIHMRAKGYRITPQVLITVKVPVVVLLDIRGYKHFVVLQRADKDWVYIGDPVLGNKRYAKDDFVKGWNGIVFAVIGEGYDKANALLTPPNPLTAKSQLNEFSPVRDSELMDFGFIQSDFF; from the coding sequence ATGCGCTTCGGAGCCCTCCTTCTGCTGCTGGCACTCACCGGCCCGACCTGGGCGGCGCAAATGGCAGTGGTCATGCCTAACGGCGCGGTGGTCTACAAGAAGGTCGAGAGCATCCGCGAGCGCAAGTTCGCCAACCTGGTGGAACAGAAAACCGATTTCAGCTGCGGCGCGGCCGCACTGGCGACCATCCTGCGCCAAGCCTATTGGATGGACGTGGATGAAGACCACGTCATCAAGGGCATGCTGGTCAACGCCGACCAGAACCTCGTACGCACCCAGGGCTTCTCGATGCTGGACATGAAGCGCTACCTGGAAAGCATCCACATGCGCGCCAAGGGCTACCGGATCACCCCGCAAGTACTGATCACCGTAAAAGTGCCGGTGGTGGTGTTGCTGGATATTCGTGGCTACAAGCACTTCGTGGTGTTGCAGCGGGCCGACAAGGACTGGGTGTATATCGGCGACCCCGTGCTGGGTAACAAGCGTTATGCCAAAGACGATTTCGTCAAAGGCTGGAACGGCATTGTGTTCGCGGTTATCGGCGAGGGCTACGACAAGGCCAACGCCCTGCTCACGCCGCCCAACCCACTGACCGCCAAGAGCCAGCTGAACGAATTCAGCCCCGTACGTGACAGTGAATTGATGGACTTCGGTTTTATCCAGAGCGACTTCTTCTAG
- a CDS encoding transporter — protein MHRSLSLRAVVCLSTLLPASMLYAAPDADIEGLKQELLELKQRYEVQQKALAVLEQRVRQVEDQPATPAPKRLAKSPADFQKGGTTVAGHTPGTGAAAASGGAGGGSSYGQSLKDDSAPAQSVSNLYNEASGFFGNGKFSFETGLTYARYDARQLSLNGFLALDSIFLGNINLDRIKSDSWTLDLTGRYNLDNRWQFDLNVPVVYRESTYQSGGANGDSNATSEASVTRDPTIGDVNFGIAYKFLDESANLPDAVVSVRVKAPTGQEPYGIKLIEQVNNNNLAVPESLPTGNGVWSVTPGISLVKTFDPAVLFGSLSYTHNFEESFGDISPNVNQKVPGKISLGDSFQLGLGVAFALNEKMSMSFSVSDLVQRKSKIKQNGQDWQSVVSSDANAGYFNVGMTIAASENLTIVPNLSIGMTDDAPDFTFSLKFPYYF, from the coding sequence ATGCATCGATCGCTATCGTTACGTGCCGTGGTTTGCTTGAGTACGCTCTTGCCCGCATCAATGCTATACGCCGCACCCGATGCCGACATTGAGGGCTTGAAACAGGAACTGCTGGAACTCAAACAACGCTATGAAGTGCAGCAAAAAGCACTGGCCGTACTGGAACAACGCGTACGACAAGTAGAAGACCAACCCGCAACTCCCGCCCCCAAACGCTTGGCCAAATCCCCCGCCGACTTCCAGAAAGGCGGCACCACCGTGGCCGGTCATACGCCTGGGACAGGTGCGGCGGCTGCCTCGGGTGGCGCCGGCGGTGGCAGTTCCTACGGGCAAAGCCTCAAGGACGACTCGGCCCCGGCACAAAGCGTGAGCAACCTGTACAACGAAGCCAGCGGCTTCTTCGGTAATGGCAAGTTCAGCTTCGAAACCGGCCTTACCTATGCCCGCTACGATGCCCGCCAGCTTTCCCTCAACGGCTTTTTGGCCCTGGACTCAATCTTCCTCGGCAACATTAACCTGGACCGAATCAAATCCGACAGTTGGACCCTGGACCTGACCGGGCGCTACAACCTGGACAACCGCTGGCAGTTCGACTTGAACGTGCCGGTGGTGTACCGCGAGTCGACCTATCAGTCGGGCGGCGCCAACGGCGACTCCAACGCCACGTCCGAAGCGTCGGTGACCCGAGACCCAACCATCGGCGATGTCAACTTCGGCATTGCTTACAAGTTTCTGGATGAAAGCGCCAACCTGCCAGATGCCGTGGTGTCAGTGCGCGTCAAGGCCCCGACCGGCCAGGAGCCCTACGGCATCAAGCTGATCGAGCAAGTCAATAACAATAACCTGGCCGTGCCGGAAAGCCTGCCGACGGGTAACGGTGTGTGGTCGGTGACGCCAGGCATCTCCCTGGTGAAGACCTTCGATCCGGCGGTGCTGTTCGGCTCGCTGTCGTATACACATAACTTCGAGGAGTCATTCGGCGATATCAGCCCTAACGTCAACCAGAAAGTCCCCGGCAAAATCAGCCTGGGCGACAGCTTCCAACTTGGCCTGGGGGTCGCCTTTGCCCTTAACGAAAAAATGAGCATGTCGTTTTCCGTGTCGGACCTGGTGCAGCGCAAAAGCAAGATCAAGCAAAACGGCCAGGACTGGCAGTCGGTGGTGTCCAGCGATGCCAACGCCGGTTACTTCAACGTGGGCATGACCATTGCCGCGTCGGAAAACCTGACCATCGTGCCGAACCTGTCGATCGGCATGACGGACGATGCGCCGGACTTTACGTTCAGCCTGAAATTCCCGTACTACTTTTAA
- a CDS encoding PepSY domain-containing protein yields MLKKTLVALCATTALLSAGAALADKPGAGWITIEKAIETAKAKAGYVEVYSAEADDKGYWEVKGRKSDGVVYEARIDGASGNILRDQKD; encoded by the coding sequence ATGCTGAAGAAAACCTTAGTCGCCCTGTGTGCAACCACCGCGCTGCTCAGCGCCGGCGCAGCCCTGGCTGATAAACCGGGTGCGGGCTGGATCACCATCGAGAAAGCCATTGAAACCGCCAAGGCCAAGGCCGGGTATGTCGAAGTCTACAGCGCCGAAGCCGATGACAAAGGCTACTGGGAAGTCAAAGGGCGCAAGTCCGATGGCGTCGTCTATGAAGCGCGCATTGATGGCGCTTCGGGCAATATCCTGCGTGACCAGAAAGACTGA
- a CDS encoding HAD family hydrolase, which translates to MNDAAIHPIRFVLSDMDGTLLRPDHTPSQRTIDTVRAMRDAGVFFSLASGRPPKAMMQMIETFGIDVPVAGFNGGTLINPDGSVLLAHHLPAEAALVTLALFSGQPGVEVWLFADGEWLRRDPPGPMVAVEAAGLGYGPLVVESFEPYLDRVDKIVAASRNAELLVELEAQLQPKVQGLAHVSRSQPIYLDVTAMQANKGDALKALAAHLGVPLEQTAAIGDGGNDPAMFHVAGLSIAMGQAEEAVKRQASVVTGSNVEDGAAQALERFILAAQ; encoded by the coding sequence ATGAATGATGCCGCGATCCATCCCATCCGATTTGTCCTGAGCGATATGGACGGGACGCTGCTGCGTCCCGACCACACGCCCAGTCAGCGCACCATTGATACGGTGCGCGCCATGCGCGACGCCGGCGTGTTCTTCAGCCTGGCCAGCGGGCGGCCGCCCAAGGCCATGATGCAGATGATCGAAACGTTCGGCATCGACGTGCCGGTGGCAGGCTTTAACGGCGGCACGTTGATCAATCCCGATGGCAGCGTGCTGCTGGCCCATCACCTGCCGGCGGAGGCGGCGCTGGTCACATTGGCGCTGTTCTCCGGGCAACCGGGCGTGGAAGTCTGGCTGTTTGCCGACGGCGAATGGCTGCGGCGTGACCCGCCTGGGCCCATGGTGGCGGTTGAAGCTGCTGGCCTGGGGTATGGGCCACTGGTCGTGGAGAGTTTTGAGCCGTACCTGGACCGGGTCGACAAAATTGTCGCGGCCAGTCGCAACGCTGAGTTGCTGGTCGAGCTTGAAGCGCAGTTGCAGCCCAAGGTTCAGGGGCTGGCCCATGTGTCGCGTTCGCAACCGATTTACCTGGACGTGACGGCGATGCAGGCCAACAAGGGTGATGCCTTGAAAGCGCTGGCTGCGCACCTGGGTGTACCGCTGGAGCAGACGGCCGCCATTGGCGACGGCGGCAACGACCCGGCGATGTTTCACGTGGCCGGTTTGTCGATTGCCATGGGCCAGGCAGAAGAGGCCGTCAAACGTCAGGCCAGCGTCGTCACCGGCAGCAATGTCGAGGATGGTGCTGCACAAGCGTTAGAACGGTTTATTCTGGCGGCGCAATAA
- a CDS encoding heme utilization protein, with protein sequence MKTTMALKPLAFALAALMAVAAQAGQPNHHPQPAPTTAAATTQDGQSNHGNVVLNDKTKNNASANDSYNNISGVANGNVLSGDNNQGKNDVAIVSGDADFVFASTGTAQSNTGNLVVNSGTKNNASLNDSGNHASGVIQLNAASGASNQGSSSVAIASGNGDSGAATVAGVQDVSGNLTQNLSSGHGWSSKPVVNNASVNNSMNFSSGVSNSNVLSGSNNQGQNNVAITRF encoded by the coding sequence ATGAAAACTACAATGGCCCTCAAACCACTGGCTTTCGCTCTCGCTGCGCTCATGGCTGTTGCTGCTCAAGCGGGTCAACCCAACCATCATCCACAGCCTGCGCCAACGACCGCAGCGGCGACCACCCAAGACGGTCAAAGCAACCACGGCAACGTGGTGCTCAATGACAAAACCAAGAACAACGCTTCGGCGAATGACTCGTACAACAACATCAGCGGCGTGGCCAACGGCAACGTGCTGAGCGGCGACAACAACCAAGGCAAAAACGATGTCGCCATCGTATCCGGCGACGCCGACTTCGTATTCGCCAGCACCGGCACCGCACAGTCGAACACCGGCAACCTGGTGGTCAACAGCGGCACCAAAAACAACGCGTCCCTCAACGACAGCGGTAACCACGCTTCGGGCGTGATTCAATTGAACGCCGCATCGGGTGCCTCCAACCAGGGCAGCAGCAGTGTGGCAATCGCCTCGGGTAATGGCGACAGCGGCGCCGCAACCGTCGCCGGCGTGCAGGACGTGTCGGGTAACCTGACGCAGAACCTGAGCAGCGGCCACGGCTGGAGCAGCAAACCGGTGGTCAACAACGCCAGCGTGAACAACTCGATGAACTTCAGCTCCGGGGTGTCGAACTCCAACGTTCTGTCGGGCAGCAACAACCAGGGTCAGAACAACGTCGCAATCACTCGCTTCTGA
- a CDS encoding FecR domain-containing protein codes for MSEKSLSEAEYDAITDAAAHWCMRLHADDCTAGERQAFADWHDAHPLHAFEYAAMLEIWDVADHLPRSEPAPAVLAFKPRRRLRAYAVAAAVCLAALPLAALTGWEAGWLPSSYEHFEATQGLRKVTLGDGSQVELNLGTELVYSHYKDERRATLKKGEAFFKVAHDSHHPFIVRAGDGQVRVTGTQFNVWKYEDLVRVTLLEGSVQIASDAVHGSVPLTPGMQASYHTGDATPQIAAISVNDSALAWRQGKLVLDNLALADALPLINRYLNKPVMLADTTTGTIRIGGIYNISEVNNLVPSLPRVLPVYLTQNQDGNPVLNSIPRKAPKG; via the coding sequence ATGAGCGAAAAGTCCCTTTCAGAAGCCGAATATGACGCCATCACCGACGCCGCCGCGCATTGGTGCATGCGCTTGCATGCCGATGACTGCACGGCAGGCGAGCGTCAGGCTTTTGCAGATTGGCACGACGCCCATCCCCTGCACGCCTTCGAATACGCAGCCATGCTGGAAATCTGGGATGTGGCCGATCACCTGCCACGCAGCGAGCCTGCGCCAGCGGTGCTGGCGTTCAAGCCGCGCAGACGGCTGCGCGCCTACGCCGTTGCGGCCGCCGTGTGCCTGGCGGCCTTGCCGCTGGCCGCCCTCACGGGCTGGGAAGCGGGCTGGTTGCCCAGCTCGTATGAACACTTCGAAGCCACCCAGGGCTTGCGCAAGGTCACCCTCGGCGATGGCAGCCAGGTGGAGCTGAACCTGGGCACCGAGCTGGTCTACAGCCATTACAAGGACGAACGCCGGGCCACCTTGAAAAAGGGCGAGGCGTTTTTCAAGGTCGCTCACGACAGCCATCATCCCTTCATCGTGCGCGCTGGCGACGGCCAGGTGCGGGTCACGGGCACGCAATTCAACGTCTGGAAATACGAAGACCTGGTGCGGGTAACGTTGCTTGAAGGCTCGGTACAGATCGCCAGCGACGCCGTGCATGGCAGCGTGCCGCTGACTCCGGGCATGCAGGCGAGCTACCACACAGGCGATGCCACGCCGCAAATCGCCGCGATCAGCGTCAATGACTCCGCGCTTGCCTGGCGCCAGGGCAAACTGGTGCTCGACAACCTGGCGCTGGCCGATGCATTGCCGCTGATCAACCGCTACCTGAATAAGCCCGTGATGCTGGCAGACACCACCACCGGGACCATTCGCATCGGCGGCATTTACAACATCAGCGAGGTCAACAACCTCGTCCCCTCCCTGCCCAGGGTTTTGCCGGTCTACCTGACCCAAAACCAGGACGGCAACCCCGTGCTCAATTCGATTCCCCGTAAAGCCCCCAAAGGCTGA
- the gnd gene encoding phosphogluconate dehydrogenase (NAD(+)-dependent, decarboxylating) gives MQLGIIGLGRMGGNIARRLMLNGHTTVVYDRNEAFVKGLSEEGATGVADLKALVAGLQKPRAIWVMLPAGDPTETTINELSELLEDGDVIIDGGNTNYKDDVRRAKALSEKGLHYVDVGTSGGVWGLERGYCMMIGGDAETVQRLDPIFASLAPGLGNIPRTKDRSASADSRAEHGYIHAGPAGSGHFVKMIHNGIEYGMMQAFAEGFDILKTKNSENLPEDQRFDLNVADIAEVWRRGSVVSSWLLDLTADALATDPKLDGYSGSVADSGEGRWTIEAAMEQAVPVPVLSTSLFARFRSRQQSTYGDKMLSAMRFGFGGHVETSKK, from the coding sequence ATGCAACTGGGGATTATCGGACTAGGCCGCATGGGCGGTAATATTGCGCGGCGCCTGATGCTCAATGGGCATACCACCGTTGTATACGACCGTAACGAAGCCTTCGTCAAAGGCTTGAGCGAGGAGGGCGCCACAGGCGTTGCCGACTTGAAGGCCTTGGTCGCTGGGCTGCAAAAGCCTCGCGCCATCTGGGTCATGCTGCCTGCAGGCGACCCGACCGAAACCACCATCAATGAACTCAGTGAGCTGCTTGAAGACGGTGACGTGATCATCGACGGCGGCAACACCAACTATAAAGACGACGTACGTCGTGCTAAAGCACTGTCGGAAAAAGGCCTGCACTACGTCGACGTCGGCACCTCCGGCGGCGTCTGGGGCCTGGAGCGTGGCTACTGCATGATGATCGGTGGCGACGCCGAGACCGTGCAGCGCCTCGACCCGATCTTCGCCAGCCTGGCCCCGGGACTGGGTAATATACCTCGCACCAAGGACCGTTCCGCCTCGGCTGACAGCCGCGCCGAGCATGGCTATATCCATGCGGGTCCGGCGGGCTCCGGGCACTTTGTGAAGATGATTCACAACGGCATCGAGTACGGGATGATGCAGGCCTTTGCCGAAGGCTTCGACATCCTCAAGACTAAAAACTCGGAAAACCTGCCGGAAGATCAGCGCTTTGATCTCAACGTTGCTGACATCGCCGAAGTCTGGCGCCGTGGCAGCGTGGTCTCGTCTTGGTTGCTGGACCTGACCGCCGACGCGCTGGCCACCGATCCCAAGCTTGACGGCTACTCAGGTTCCGTGGCCGACAGTGGCGAAGGCCGTTGGACCATCGAAGCGGCCATGGAGCAAGCGGTGCCGGTACCTGTGTTGTCCACCTCGTTGTTCGCTCGCTTCCGTTCCCGTCAGCAGAGCACCTACGGTGACAAAATGCTGTCTGCCATGCGCTTCGGCTTTGGCGGCCATGTGGAGACTTCCAAAAAATGA
- a CDS encoding sigma-54 dependent transcriptional regulator produces the protein MVVTPVQRRLLVVDPCDDCHGLLPGLRTAGWEVDSCALGTVGDRSCDVGLLRLQPYHLERPEAVKELISRSGTEWIAVLSQDVLRLQNVGDFVCEWFFDFHTLPFDVARVQVTLGRAFGMARLRGKGHTLIDEPEHELLGDSRPIRELRKLLAKLAPTESPVLIRGDSGTGKELVAKTLHRKSQRHAKPFVAINCGAIPEHLIQSELFGHEKGAFTGAHQRKVGRIEAAHGGTLFLDEIGDLPMELQANLLRFLQEKQIERVGGSQPIPVDVRVLAATHVDLETAVEKGTFREDLYYRLNVLQVVTAPLRERHGDVAMLANHFSRFYSQETGRRPRSFSEDALVAMGQHPWPGNVRELANRVRRGLVLAEGRQIEAADLGLLGEQAIAPPMATLEDYKHRAERQALCDVLNRHSDNLSVAARVLGVSRPTFYRLLHKHQIR, from the coding sequence ATGGTTGTTACACCTGTCCAGCGTCGTCTGCTTGTGGTCGATCCGTGTGATGACTGTCACGGACTGCTGCCCGGTTTGCGCACCGCCGGATGGGAAGTCGACAGCTGTGCCCTTGGCACCGTCGGCGATCGGTCCTGCGATGTTGGCCTGCTGCGCTTGCAGCCCTATCACCTTGAGCGCCCGGAAGCGGTCAAGGAGTTGATCAGCCGCAGTGGCACCGAGTGGATCGCGGTGCTCAGCCAGGACGTTTTGCGCCTGCAAAATGTCGGAGATTTCGTCTGCGAGTGGTTTTTCGACTTCCACACCTTGCCGTTTGACGTGGCGCGCGTGCAGGTCACGCTGGGGCGTGCGTTCGGCATGGCCCGTTTGCGTGGCAAAGGCCATACGCTGATCGATGAGCCCGAGCATGAATTGCTGGGTGACAGCCGGCCGATTCGTGAACTGCGCAAGCTTTTGGCCAAGTTGGCACCGACGGAATCGCCCGTGTTGATTCGCGGTGACAGCGGCACCGGTAAAGAGCTGGTGGCCAAGACCCTGCACCGCAAGTCCCAGCGCCACGCCAAGCCATTTGTGGCCATCAACTGCGGTGCAATTCCCGAACACCTGATTCAGTCCGAACTGTTCGGCCATGAAAAAGGTGCGTTTACCGGCGCACACCAGCGCAAGGTCGGACGCATCGAGGCGGCTCACGGAGGCACGCTGTTTCTGGATGAAATCGGTGATTTGCCGATGGAGCTGCAAGCCAACCTCTTGCGCTTTTTGCAAGAGAAGCAAATCGAACGTGTCGGCGGCAGCCAACCCATCCCTGTGGATGTGCGGGTATTGGCGGCAACCCACGTCGACCTGGAAACCGCGGTTGAGAAGGGCACCTTTCGTGAAGACCTGTATTACCGCCTGAATGTGCTGCAGGTGGTCACCGCGCCCTTGCGTGAGCGCCACGGCGATGTAGCGATGCTGGCCAACCACTTTTCACGCTTCTACAGTCAGGAAACCGGGCGCCGCCCGCGCAGCTTCAGCGAGGATGCACTGGTAGCCATGGGGCAGCACCCTTGGCCGGGCAACGTGCGCGAGTTGGCCAATCGCGTCCGCCGCGGCCTGGTGCTGGCCGAAGGGCGGCAGATCGAAGCGGCGGACCTGGGTTTGCTGGGCGAGCAGGCAATTGCGCCACCGATGGCTACACTGGAAGATTACAAGCACCGTGCCGAACGCCAGGCGCTGTGCGATGTGCTCAATCGGCACAGCGACAACCTGAGTGTCGCAGCCCGTGTGCTGGGGGTTTCCCGGCCGACGTTCTACCGATTGCTGCACAAACACCAGATCCGCTAG
- a CDS encoding DUF6026 family protein codes for MSTAQTIRPPQTLYVTVRRDELRQLKDERDQLQQEVLRLRSHLQAQINQTSGPQPALC; via the coding sequence ATGAGCACAGCACAGACGATCCGCCCGCCACAGACCCTCTATGTCACCGTCCGTCGCGACGAACTGCGCCAGTTGAAAGACGAGCGCGATCAGCTGCAGCAGGAAGTCCTGCGCCTGCGCTCACACCTTCAAGCGCAAATCAACCAAACGTCCGGGCCCCAGCCCGCACTTTGCTGA